From a single Couchioplanes caeruleus genomic region:
- a CDS encoding flagellar motor switch protein FliM, protein MTTSPTRSPGKMSRRGASAGPTAYDFRRPIKLSREHVRTLQIAFETYARSCGTLLTTRLRTVSSVSLVSIEQLNYDEYVASLANPTVIAVVAIDPLPGTVLMEMATSAVMTAIDHMLGGPGGPQPERPLTEVEMPLLRGLLERMLGELRYGFESLVDIQPKLREIEYNAQFLRAHQPGDAVVIASFEMKVGTEECVASICLPFNTILPVLEKQETIELTPAERMVRETSLRKLTAGLSAAPIDVAVRFQPIRMRTDDIVDLRPGDVVPLGHPTSVPLEVTVNETVFAHAVPGNQGARLACLVVPSPKEEERR, encoded by the coding sequence GTGACCACGTCTCCGACCCGCTCCCCCGGCAAGATGTCCCGGCGCGGCGCCAGTGCCGGGCCCACCGCGTACGACTTCCGCCGGCCGATCAAGCTGTCCCGGGAGCACGTCCGGACGCTGCAGATCGCGTTCGAGACGTACGCCCGCAGCTGCGGCACCCTGCTCACCACCCGGCTGCGCACGGTCAGCAGCGTCTCCCTGGTCTCCATCGAGCAGCTGAACTACGACGAGTACGTGGCCTCGCTGGCGAACCCGACCGTGATCGCAGTGGTGGCCATCGACCCGCTGCCCGGCACGGTGCTGATGGAGATGGCCACCTCCGCGGTAATGACCGCTATCGACCATATGCTCGGCGGCCCCGGCGGGCCCCAGCCGGAGCGGCCGCTGACCGAGGTGGAGATGCCGCTGCTGCGCGGGCTGCTGGAGCGGATGCTCGGCGAGCTGCGGTACGGCTTCGAGAGCCTGGTCGACATCCAGCCCAAGCTGCGCGAGATCGAGTACAACGCGCAGTTCCTCCGCGCCCACCAGCCCGGCGACGCCGTGGTGATCGCGTCGTTCGAGATGAAGGTCGGCACCGAGGAGTGCGTGGCCAGCATCTGCCTGCCGTTCAACACCATCCTGCCGGTGCTGGAGAAGCAGGAGACGATCGAGCTCACGCCGGCCGAGCGGATGGTACGCGAAACCTCCCTGCGGAAGCTCACGGCCGGACTTTCCGCGGCGCCGATCGACGTAGCTGTCCGATTCCAGCCCATTCGGATGCGTACCGATGACATCGTGGATCTACGCCCCGGCGACGTCGTGCCGCTGGGACACCCGACCAGCGTGCCGCTCGAGGTGACCGTCAACGAGACCGTTTTCGCACATGCAGTCCCCGGTAACCAGGGTGCCCGGCTCGCCTGTCTCGTCGTGCCGTCGCCCAAGGAGGAAGAGCGTCGATGA
- a CDS encoding flagellar basal body-associated FliL family protein: protein MAKEAKEDAAEAPKKSKKMLMIIALAVVLLGGGGAGAYFMFFKGDAAEAAPVKGAVVTIENPLTVNLADGHYLKLGFALQMTEEAGEEEIDTSEALDLAIDQYTGMEVAELETVKGREKAKGELLEKIEKAYNVDGKHLVMGIYFTSFVTQ, encoded by the coding sequence ATGGCCAAGGAAGCGAAGGAAGACGCGGCGGAAGCGCCGAAGAAGTCCAAGAAGATGCTGATGATCATTGCGCTCGCCGTCGTGCTGCTCGGCGGTGGCGGCGCGGGCGCGTACTTCATGTTCTTCAAGGGCGACGCGGCCGAGGCTGCGCCGGTCAAGGGCGCGGTCGTGACGATCGAGAACCCGCTGACCGTGAACCTGGCGGACGGTCACTACCTCAAGCTGGGCTTCGCCCTGCAGATGACCGAGGAGGCCGGCGAGGAGGAGATCGACACCTCCGAGGCGCTCGACCTGGCGATCGACCAGTACACCGGCATGGAGGTCGCCGAGCTCGAGACCGTGAAGGGCCGGGAGAAGGCGAAGGGCGAGCTGCTGGAGAAGATCGAGAAGGCGTACAACGTCGACGGCAAGCACCTCGTGATGGGCATCTACTTCACCTCCTTCGTCACTCAGTAA
- a CDS encoding flagellar motor protein MotB produces the protein MSSGGKPRRKGGHEEHEEHVNHERWLVSYADMLTLLFVLFVVLFSMSNVDKKKFAELAAGLSQGFGSSSAALQGNPAVFDGAGQATNIVAIDPGTNPGDGGSGLAGMSKAQQDAVNRAVLAEDRKAASENAKAAAAEAAKLKEIENKISDALAQAKLLNQVKFTIDQRGLVVTIVTNEVVFAGNRADLQEGGRKILDAIAPTLVKLPNNIEVDGNTNQLKATVAYYPSGWELSAARASTTVRYLVNHGLAKNRMSAVGFSDTRPLIDPKDPRSITMNRRVDVVVLTTLNAEQAALLPSAAGPDGKLHTGQTTAEAQAAAAAAETTTTSPTTTHD, from the coding sequence ATGAGCTCGGGGGGTAAGCCGCGCCGGAAGGGCGGTCACGAGGAGCACGAGGAGCACGTCAACCACGAGCGCTGGCTCGTGTCGTACGCCGACATGCTCACCCTGCTGTTCGTGCTGTTCGTCGTGCTGTTCAGCATGAGCAACGTCGACAAGAAGAAGTTCGCCGAGCTGGCGGCCGGTCTCTCGCAGGGTTTCGGCTCGTCGAGCGCGGCGCTGCAGGGCAACCCGGCGGTGTTCGACGGCGCCGGCCAGGCCACGAACATCGTCGCCATCGACCCGGGCACGAACCCGGGCGACGGCGGCTCGGGCCTCGCCGGGATGAGCAAGGCGCAGCAGGACGCGGTCAACCGGGCCGTGCTGGCCGAGGACCGCAAGGCCGCCTCGGAGAACGCCAAGGCGGCAGCCGCCGAGGCGGCGAAGCTCAAGGAGATCGAGAACAAGATCTCCGACGCGCTGGCTCAGGCGAAGCTGCTCAACCAGGTCAAGTTCACGATCGACCAGCGCGGCCTGGTGGTCACCATCGTGACGAACGAGGTGGTGTTCGCGGGGAACCGCGCCGACCTGCAGGAGGGCGGCCGGAAGATCCTGGACGCGATCGCGCCGACGCTGGTGAAGCTGCCGAACAACATCGAGGTCGACGGCAACACCAACCAGCTCAAGGCCACCGTCGCGTACTACCCGAGCGGGTGGGAGCTCTCCGCCGCGCGCGCCTCGACGACGGTGCGCTACCTGGTGAACCACGGCCTGGCGAAGAACCGGATGAGCGCCGTCGGCTTCTCCGACACCCGGCCGCTGATCGACCCCAAGGACCCGCGGTCCATCACGATGAACCGCCGGGTGGACGTCGTCGTGCTCACCACGCTCAACGCCGAGCAGGCGGCGCTGCTGCCGTCCGCGGCCGGCCCCGACGGCAAGCTGCACACCGGTCAGACCACCGCCGAGGCTCAGGCCGCGGCGGCCGCGGCCGAAACGACCACCACGTCCCCGACCACCACCCACGACTGA
- a CDS encoding flagellar motor protein produces the protein MDLATLIGVVVALIIVFTVQILEGGSPASIILIPSMLLVFGGAFAAGMAGGVLKDALGVGKLLQKAFLAKVAPPNKLVDHIVKLAERARREGLLALEDAVKTVEHPFLKRGLQLAIDGTDPEELHDILHAEVAAKKKADKAGMKIFENMGGYAPTVGIIGTVMGLVHVLENLNKPETLGHSIAAAFVATLWGVLSANLIWLPLAARLARLSGIEAEEMELVIDGVLAIQAGSNPRLVAQKLRSLLPPDAAKAAEAAATTKKAA, from the coding sequence ATGGACCTCGCCACCCTCATTGGTGTTGTCGTCGCCCTGATCATCGTCTTCACGGTGCAGATCCTGGAGGGCGGCAGCCCGGCCTCCATCATCCTCATCCCGTCGATGCTGCTGGTGTTCGGCGGGGCGTTCGCGGCCGGCATGGCCGGCGGCGTGCTCAAGGACGCGCTCGGCGTCGGCAAGCTGCTGCAGAAGGCGTTCCTCGCGAAGGTGGCGCCGCCCAACAAGCTGGTCGACCACATCGTCAAGCTGGCCGAGCGGGCCCGCCGCGAGGGCCTGCTGGCCCTCGAGGACGCGGTCAAGACCGTCGAGCACCCGTTCCTGAAGCGGGGCCTGCAGCTGGCGATCGACGGTACGGACCCCGAGGAGCTGCACGACATCCTGCACGCCGAGGTCGCCGCCAAGAAGAAGGCCGACAAGGCCGGCATGAAGATCTTCGAGAACATGGGCGGGTACGCGCCGACCGTCGGCATCATCGGCACGGTCATGGGCCTGGTGCACGTGCTCGAGAACCTGAACAAGCCGGAGACGCTGGGTCACTCGATCGCCGCGGCGTTCGTCGCGACGCTCTGGGGCGTGCTCTCCGCCAACCTCATCTGGCTGCCGCTCGCGGCCCGCCTGGCCCGGCTCTCCGGCATCGAGGCCGAGGAGATGGAGCTGGTCATCGACGGCGTGCTGGCGATCCAGGCGGGCTCGAACCCGCGCCTGGTCGCCCAGAAGCTGCGCAGCCTGCTGCCCCCGGACGCCGCGAAGGCCGCCGAGGCCGCGGCGACGACGAAGAAGGCCGCCTGA
- a CDS encoding flagellar FlbD family protein, with the protein MILVTRLNGAVFALNPDLVERADCTPDTVITLVDGTKYVIAESVPEFIDSVRHYRASLIAQASRIEGDPALLTEPEDEQVSRTSATVLPLHRKDR; encoded by the coding sequence GTGATCCTCGTAACCCGCCTCAACGGAGCCGTTTTCGCCCTCAACCCCGATCTCGTCGAGCGTGCCGACTGCACGCCCGACACGGTCATCACGCTGGTGGACGGCACCAAGTACGTCATCGCCGAATCGGTACCCGAGTTCATCGACTCGGTACGCCACTACCGCGCCTCGCTGATCGCCCAGGCGAGCCGCATCGAGGGTGATCCCGCCCTGCTGACCGAGCCCGAGGACGAGCAGGTGTCGCGGACCTCCGCGACCGTGCTGCCGCTGCACCGGAAGGACCGCTGA
- a CDS encoding flagellar hook protein FlgE yields MLRSLFSGISGLRAHQQMMDVTGNNIANVNTTGYKSSQTVFQDTLSQMVNAAGAPQNGQGGTNPAQVGLGVRTASVNANFSQGAAQTTGKSGDMMIQGDGFFVVKSGGESVYTRAGSFTFDANGSLTTPNGQIVQGWSADTAGTVNTAGAPGNIKLPIGISLAPEATKNITFTGNLSYEAPAGDPTSMKVIPVPVIDANGASSTMNVRLSKTGTNEWTMTLPDGTADPADPYSGGSARAITFVNGKPVDTDGVTPLATVALGTAPNDYTFDVHDLTHYSGNTEARVSASDGSAAGILSSYTVSNTGQIVGVFSNGMKQTLGQLALANFNNVNGLEKIGDSMFRSTVNSGLAQIGSAGSAGLGLITNGALEMSNVDLAQEFTNLVIAQRGFQANSRIITTSDEILQELVNLKR; encoded by the coding sequence ATGCTGCGTTCCCTTTTCTCCGGCATCAGCGGCCTGCGCGCGCACCAGCAGATGATGGACGTGACCGGCAACAACATCGCCAACGTCAACACGACCGGCTACAAGTCCAGCCAGACCGTCTTCCAGGACACCCTGTCGCAGATGGTCAACGCGGCGGGCGCCCCGCAGAACGGCCAGGGCGGTACCAACCCGGCGCAGGTCGGCCTCGGTGTGCGTACGGCCAGCGTCAACGCCAACTTCAGCCAGGGCGCGGCCCAGACCACCGGCAAGTCCGGCGACATGATGATCCAGGGCGACGGCTTCTTCGTCGTCAAGAGCGGCGGCGAGTCGGTCTACACCCGCGCCGGCTCGTTCACCTTCGACGCCAACGGCTCGCTGACCACGCCGAACGGGCAGATCGTGCAGGGCTGGTCCGCGGACACGGCCGGCACCGTCAACACGGCCGGCGCGCCGGGCAACATCAAGCTGCCCATCGGCATCAGCCTGGCGCCCGAGGCGACCAAGAACATCACCTTCACCGGCAACCTGTCGTACGAGGCCCCGGCCGGCGACCCCACCTCGATGAAGGTGATCCCGGTGCCGGTGATCGACGCCAACGGCGCCTCCAGCACGATGAACGTCCGGCTCTCGAAGACCGGCACCAACGAGTGGACCATGACGCTGCCCGACGGCACGGCCGACCCGGCCGACCCGTACTCGGGCGGCTCCGCCCGGGCCATCACGTTCGTCAACGGCAAGCCGGTCGACACCGACGGCGTCACGCCGCTGGCGACCGTCGCCCTCGGCACCGCACCGAACGACTACACCTTCGACGTGCACGACCTCACCCACTACAGCGGCAACACCGAGGCCCGGGTCAGCGCGTCGGACGGTTCCGCGGCGGGCATCCTGAGCTCGTACACGGTGTCGAACACCGGCCAGATCGTGGGTGTGTTCTCCAACGGCATGAAGCAGACCCTCGGTCAGCTCGCCCTGGCGAACTTCAACAACGTCAACGGGCTCGAGAAGATCGGCGACTCGATGTTCCGCAGCACGGTGAACTCGGGCCTCGCCCAGATCGGCTCCGCCGGCTCGGCCGGGCTCGGCCTGATCACCAACGGCGCGCTGGAGATGTCGAACGTCGACCTGGCGCAGGAGTTCACCAACCTGGTGATCGCCCAGCGCGGCTTCCAGGCGAACAGCCGGATCATCACCACCAGCGACGAGATCCTCCAGGAACTCGTCAACCTCAAGCGATAG
- a CDS encoding flagellar hook assembly protein FlgD has protein sequence MTSPINGFVSNQYDDKTARSTSTYSNKTTVDAGSKSVADQDTFLKLLVAQLKYQDPSNPADSTQFLAQTAQFTQVEKLGQIAQMMQAQQLIGASALVGRTVTYQDANGVSQTGVVTKTKLNGDSEPTLVVGNTDVQLSKVTEVQQSPAATGTTASDSATKKDN, from the coding sequence ATGACTTCCCCGATCAACGGATTCGTCAGCAACCAGTACGACGACAAGACCGCCCGGTCCACGTCGACGTACTCCAACAAGACGACGGTCGACGCGGGCAGCAAGTCGGTCGCCGACCAGGACACGTTCCTGAAGCTCCTGGTGGCCCAGCTGAAGTACCAGGACCCCTCGAACCCGGCCGACTCCACCCAGTTCCTCGCGCAGACGGCCCAGTTCACCCAGGTCGAGAAGCTCGGGCAGATCGCCCAGATGATGCAGGCCCAGCAGTTGATCGGCGCGAGCGCGCTGGTCGGCCGCACGGTCACGTACCAGGACGCCAACGGCGTCTCCCAGACGGGCGTCGTCACCAAGACGAAGCTCAACGGGGACAGCGAACCGACGCTCGTGGTCGGGAACACGGATGTGCAGCTGTCCAAGGTCACGGAAGTCCAGCAGTCGCCGGCAGCCACCGGCACCACCGCCTCCGATTCCGCCACCAAGAAGGACAACTGA
- a CDS encoding flagellar hook-length control protein FliK, producing the protein MTSSVTGPDRRPTADAGRRPTTRPGDGAEAFGSALSAELDRSPSALATDRQHDDDARNRSADARFESRAAQQRAAELAHARAAEHSTTARGADGPTIAETAAEHRLQLRAAQDRDAEQQRMSQARAAARRTSAERPDPAGPPAPAPETEEAETPQSPVTPAAAPTVTPPSSAAPSGEATPGSTTATALTSVPASPQVTAPSAAQTSARTADAPPSPISVAPSSAAQTAVAQTDAVAQTAAMRANPAAAPETRPVTAAPPLPADASGTATAPATSVASATAPAAPSAPAAPAAPAAPAAPAAPSTAATGAPSAAAPAAATTPQPGLAPVAAQPQDAVPATPPPPADQPTVPAAAPAPASPAATTPAAAAAATQAAGPAPEAPTSAPASAAPVAPGQDDSATPSEAPATADASQTTAVPADTVTAAPDAPATDATAPADAPDPAGTDPGATGQDQQPSQGDGRGDRGTASPSPFPAPAAAQATTAAPGTDVPAGLPGAAPVGPAAPAAPAPAAPPLPGPVAMQLAARISPLRLDADGVHRLTVNLHPADLGPVQIVAELRNGEISVQLASSTDAGHESLRDAMDDLRRELQQSGFANTSLDLRQGSAQQDQARQQFAFMNGGGGDGRDGRTGNGAPDRAPAPAETAAPVPSGRSGISRLDVQA; encoded by the coding sequence ATGACCAGCTCCGTCACGGGTCCCGACCGCAGGCCGACAGCCGACGCCGGGCGCCGTCCGACCACCCGCCCCGGCGACGGCGCGGAGGCTTTCGGCTCCGCGCTCTCCGCCGAGCTCGACCGGTCCCCGTCGGCGCTCGCCACCGACCGGCAGCACGACGACGACGCTCGGAACCGGTCCGCCGACGCACGTTTCGAGAGCCGCGCGGCACAGCAGCGCGCCGCCGAACTGGCCCACGCCCGTGCCGCCGAACACAGCACCACCGCCCGTGGCGCAGACGGCCCCACGATCGCCGAAACGGCCGCGGAACACCGCCTCCAGCTGCGCGCGGCCCAGGACCGGGACGCCGAGCAGCAGCGCATGTCGCAGGCGAGGGCCGCGGCGAGGCGGACGAGCGCGGAGCGCCCGGACCCGGCCGGACCGCCCGCTCCCGCGCCGGAGACCGAGGAGGCGGAGACACCGCAATCTCCGGTCACGCCCGCTGCCGCCCCGACCGTGACACCGCCGTCCTCGGCCGCGCCGTCGGGCGAGGCCACACCGGGGTCGACAACGGCCACAGCGCTCACCTCCGTACCGGCATCACCGCAGGTCACGGCGCCCAGCGCGGCGCAGACCTCCGCCCGGACCGCTGACGCACCGCCCTCCCCGATCTCGGTGGCGCCCAGCAGCGCGGCGCAGACCGCGGTCGCCCAGACCGATGCCGTCGCGCAGACCGCCGCCATGCGGGCGAACCCGGCCGCAGCGCCGGAGACGCGACCAGTCACCGCGGCCCCGCCGCTCCCCGCCGACGCATCCGGCACAGCGACCGCCCCAGCGACATCGGTGGCCTCGGCGACCGCGCCGGCCGCACCGTCCGCACCCGCGGCACCCGCGGCACCCGCGGCGCCCGCCGCGCCCGCCGCGCCGAGCACAGCCGCCACCGGCGCGCCCTCTGCAGCCGCACCGGCCGCCGCGACGACGCCTCAGCCGGGGCTCGCTCCGGTCGCCGCGCAGCCGCAGGACGCCGTCCCGGCCACGCCGCCACCGCCGGCCGACCAGCCCACAGTCCCGGCGGCCGCACCCGCCCCCGCGTCCCCGGCCGCGACCACACCCGCGGCCGCAGCCGCAGCCACACAGGCAGCCGGGCCGGCGCCGGAAGCACCCACGAGCGCACCGGCATCGGCCGCTCCGGTTGCTCCCGGTCAGGACGACAGCGCCACGCCATCCGAAGCGCCGGCGACAGCAGACGCCTCACAGACCACAGCGGTCCCGGCGGACACAGTGACGGCGGCACCGGACGCCCCGGCAACCGACGCCACCGCACCCGCGGACGCACCCGACCCCGCGGGTACGGACCCCGGCGCGACCGGCCAGGACCAGCAGCCGTCCCAGGGCGACGGCCGGGGTGACCGCGGCACCGCCTCCCCGAGCCCGTTCCCCGCACCCGCGGCGGCCCAGGCGACGACCGCTGCTCCCGGGACCGACGTACCGGCCGGGTTGCCCGGCGCCGCACCGGTCGGACCGGCGGCACCCGCCGCACCGGCCCCGGCCGCACCGCCGTTGCCCGGCCCGGTGGCGATGCAGCTGGCCGCGCGGATCAGCCCGCTGCGCCTGGACGCCGACGGCGTGCACCGGCTCACCGTGAACCTGCACCCGGCCGACCTCGGCCCGGTGCAGATCGTCGCGGAGCTCCGCAACGGCGAGATCAGCGTGCAGCTGGCCAGCTCGACCGACGCCGGCCACGAGTCGCTGCGGGACGCGATGGACGACCTGCGCCGGGAGCTGCAGCAGTCCGGCTTCGCCAACACGTCGCTCGACCTGCGGCAGGGCTCCGCGCAGCAGGACCAGGCGCGCCAGCAGTTCGCGTTCATGAACGGCGGAGGCGGTGACGGGCGGGACGGGCGTACCGGAAATGGCGCCCCCGACCGGGCCCCGGCACCCGCCGAAACCGCCGCACCGGTCCCATCCGGTCGCAGCGGCATCAGCCGTCTCGACGTCCAGGCTTAG
- a CDS encoding transglycosylase SLT domain-containing protein, translating to MMGVDGVLSRITELQSQLGIAPATTSTGTTSGASFATALADAGGSTTTSSGSGATGQAVVDAAKKYLGTPYVFGSTDPGKGLDCSALVQRAYKDLGIDLPRTSREQARAGTKVDGLAQAKPGDILAFDSPVDHVAIYLGDNKMIAAPKPGDHVKIQSVYETPTHIRRVLGTADASGTAAAAVRPASLQNSASLSGVPYADMFVRAGAKYGVSPKLLAAVAKVESGYDPKAVSKAGAQGLMQLMPATARGLGVHNSFDPQQAINGAAKLLSGHLKEFKSLPLALAAYNAGGGNVHKYGGIPPFAETQAYVPKVQKALAALG from the coding sequence AGCTGCAGTCGCAACTGGGGATCGCACCGGCCACCACCAGCACCGGCACGACGTCCGGCGCGTCGTTCGCCACCGCCCTCGCCGACGCGGGCGGCAGCACGACCACCTCCTCCGGCTCCGGCGCCACCGGGCAGGCCGTGGTCGACGCCGCCAAGAAGTACCTCGGTACGCCGTACGTGTTCGGCAGCACCGACCCCGGCAAGGGGCTGGACTGCTCGGCGCTGGTGCAGCGGGCGTACAAGGATCTCGGGATCGACCTGCCACGCACCTCGCGCGAGCAGGCCCGGGCCGGCACGAAGGTGGACGGCCTCGCCCAGGCCAAACCGGGCGACATCCTGGCCTTCGACTCACCGGTCGACCACGTCGCCATCTACCTCGGCGACAACAAGATGATCGCGGCGCCCAAGCCCGGCGACCACGTCAAGATCCAATCGGTGTACGAGACCCCGACGCACATCCGGCGCGTGCTCGGCACCGCTGACGCCTCCGGCACCGCCGCCGCGGCCGTACGCCCCGCCAGCCTGCAGAACTCCGCCTCGCTGTCCGGCGTGCCGTACGCGGACATGTTCGTGCGGGCGGGCGCCAAGTACGGCGTCTCGCCCAAGCTGCTCGCCGCCGTGGCGAAGGTCGAGTCCGGGTACGACCCGAAGGCCGTGAGCAAGGCCGGCGCGCAGGGGCTGATGCAGCTCATGCCGGCCACCGCGCGCGGCCTGGGCGTGCACAACTCGTTCGACCCGCAGCAGGCGATCAACGGCGCCGCGAAGCTGCTCTCCGGCCACCTCAAGGAGTTCAAGTCCCTGCCGCTGGCGCTGGCCGCGTACAACGCGGGCGGCGGCAACGTGCACAAGTACGGCGGCATCCCGCCGTTCGCGGAGACCCAGGCGTACGTGCCGAAGGTCCAGAAGGCGCTCGCCGCTCTCGGCTGA